In a genomic window of Fibrobacter sp. UWH4:
- a CDS encoding proline--tRNA ligase → MKLSKYFYVTLRETPSDATMPSHIFLMRGGYIKPVSTGIYSMMPIGFRVIQKIVNIIREEMNKIGGIEVDLPVVQTAELWSESGRYQAIGEELLRFKDRNNHNMVLAMTHEEAMTDLVRYVLNSYKQLPVMLYQFKTKYRDEARARGGLIRVREFLMKDAYSFHTSQEDLDRHYQEEYDAYLRIYRRVGIEPVVVQSDTGIMGGKVAHEFMLDTPNGEDYLILCKKCGYQANREIAKFQRVPFKGDENAALEKVATPNSESIEEITKFLNVPAESTAKCVFFDFEGKLITVVVPGNLDVSEIKLHNLLKAKELYPAEDSLIKACGMVPGFASPINSHDTRVIVDEAIADSFDLVTGANEEGFHFKHCNPKRDFPKFEVADIAEASEVCKCPCCGELLTETRGIEMGNIFKLGTKFSESMGAKFLTAEKTTAPAIMGCYGIGVGRLMASVVENSHDDFGPIWPKSIAPFQVEIVPIGKDAELVELAEKFEKELEAAGIDVLVDDRDERPGVKFKDADLWGSPVRIAIGKKGLANGEVEWKFRNEKEFSMVKVEDVVAKAKEYFAE, encoded by the coding sequence ATGAAACTCTCCAAGTACTTTTACGTGACGCTCCGCGAAACGCCGAGCGACGCCACCATGCCGAGCCACATCTTTTTGATGCGCGGCGGCTACATCAAGCCTGTTTCTACCGGTATCTACTCCATGATGCCGATAGGTTTCCGCGTGATCCAGAAGATCGTGAACATCATCCGCGAAGAAATGAACAAGATTGGCGGTATCGAAGTGGACTTGCCGGTGGTACAGACTGCTGAACTCTGGAGCGAATCGGGCCGTTACCAGGCCATTGGGGAAGAACTGCTCCGCTTCAAGGACCGCAACAACCACAACATGGTGCTCGCCATGACGCACGAAGAAGCCATGACCGACCTCGTGCGCTACGTGCTCAACAGCTACAAGCAGCTGCCGGTGATGCTCTACCAGTTCAAGACCAAGTACCGCGACGAAGCCCGTGCCCGCGGCGGCCTGATCCGCGTTCGCGAATTCCTGATGAAGGACGCCTACAGCTTCCACACCAGCCAGGAAGACCTGGACCGTCACTACCAGGAAGAATACGACGCCTACCTGCGCATCTACCGTCGCGTGGGCATTGAACCGGTGGTGGTGCAGAGCGATACGGGTATCATGGGCGGTAAGGTCGCTCACGAATTCATGCTCGACACTCCGAACGGCGAAGATTACTTGATTCTCTGCAAGAAGTGCGGCTACCAGGCGAACCGCGAAATTGCGAAGTTCCAGCGTGTGCCGTTCAAGGGCGACGAAAATGCAGCCCTCGAAAAGGTCGCCACGCCGAACAGCGAAAGCATCGAAGAAATTACCAAGTTCCTGAACGTGCCTGCCGAATCGACTGCCAAGTGCGTGTTCTTCGACTTCGAAGGCAAGCTCATCACGGTTGTTGTCCCGGGCAACCTCGACGTTTCCGAAATCAAGCTTCACAACTTGCTGAAGGCCAAGGAACTTTACCCGGCCGAAGACAGCCTCATCAAGGCATGCGGCATGGTTCCGGGCTTTGCTTCCCCGATCAATTCTCACGATACGCGCGTCATCGTGGACGAAGCGATTGCCGATTCCTTCGACCTCGTGACCGGCGCCAACGAAGAAGGCTTCCACTTCAAGCATTGCAACCCGAAGCGCGACTTCCCGAAGTTCGAAGTGGCCGACATTGCCGAAGCTTCCGAAGTCTGCAAGTGCCCTTGCTGCGGTGAACTCCTCACGGAAACTCGCGGTATCGAAATGGGCAACATCTTCAAGCTCGGCACCAAGTTCTCCGAATCCATGGGCGCAAAGTTCCTCACCGCCGAAAAGACCACCGCTCCGGCCATCATGGGCTGCTACGGCATCGGCGTGGGCCGTTTGATGGCTTCCGTCGTGGAAAACAGCCACGATGACTTCGGACCGATTTGGCCCAAGTCCATCGCTCCGTTCCAGGTGGAAATCGTCCCCATCGGCAAGGATGCCGAACTCGTTGAACTCGCCGAAAAATTCGAAAAGGAACTCGAAGCCGCCGGCATTGACGTGCTCGTGGACGACCGCGACGAACGTCCGGGCGTGAAGTTCAAGGACGCTGACCTCTGGGGTTCTCCGGTGCGTATCGCCATCGGCAAGAAGGGACTTGCGAACGGTGAAGTCGAATGGAAGTTCCGCAACGAAAAGGAATTCTCCATGGTCAAGGTGGAAGACGTCGTCGCGAAGGCGAAGGAATATTTCGCTGAGTAA
- a CDS encoding DUF2914 domain-containing protein: MEFVNKLREKPAVKKIEKFFPAIAFLGGFAWDSITLGQMVYGSDILILLAYYTGALILVILLSAQLEHPEGWTTERLQALAEAQAKPKQNTSSATTPPKTHAPAETAVESKFKKAAALLAEKAPAKAIEAANRAAQEAKDAAAKASAQAKDAAVKAKDAASKFAKNVGYESTAIPENAIVVRHRFLDREWSETWKQRFTWAVQFCFGGLFSALVVCYFKSSGSLASFLLVILLAILLVGNEFLQKKYESFGVSLAFFCLLGTMFMNFAIPHLVHRIGFIWFFLSTLLSFGMCMFIWKISHRKKSILVAPALISILLVVAYIMNWVPPVPLVLKQKIACQNFDKATYTCDIDDPNIFQSIGLQIPSVHKVDSSEVYFLASIYAPAKLKAELEYLWYYQDPQTSKYKLTDRISSGRMTLNGGRESGFRTFTRKKNTPPGKYRVEVAYKNGAVIGSGTFEVFGEPPEDGFVRDTLR, encoded by the coding sequence ATGGAGTTCGTGAACAAGTTGCGGGAAAAGCCCGCTGTCAAAAAAATTGAGAAATTCTTTCCCGCGATAGCCTTTTTGGGCGGTTTTGCATGGGATTCCATAACGCTCGGGCAAATGGTCTATGGGTCCGACATTCTTATCCTACTCGCCTATTACACCGGTGCGCTTATTCTGGTAATCTTGCTTTCGGCGCAGCTGGAACACCCCGAAGGCTGGACCACAGAACGCCTGCAAGCGCTGGCGGAGGCTCAGGCAAAACCCAAGCAAAATACGTCATCAGCAACTACACCACCCAAAACTCACGCTCCTGCAGAAACGGCCGTCGAATCTAAATTCAAGAAGGCAGCAGCTCTCCTTGCAGAAAAGGCCCCCGCCAAGGCAATTGAAGCGGCGAACCGAGCGGCACAAGAAGCGAAAGACGCCGCCGCCAAGGCATCCGCCCAAGCAAAGGATGCCGCAGTCAAGGCGAAAGATGCCGCTAGCAAGTTCGCCAAGAACGTCGGCTATGAATCGACCGCCATTCCCGAAAATGCGATTGTCGTGCGCCACCGCTTTTTGGACCGCGAGTGGAGCGAAACCTGGAAGCAGCGATTCACCTGGGCAGTCCAGTTCTGCTTCGGCGGCCTGTTTAGCGCCCTTGTAGTCTGCTATTTCAAGAGCAGCGGATCCCTCGCCTCGTTCCTACTCGTTATTTTGTTAGCAATCCTTTTGGTCGGTAACGAATTCTTGCAGAAGAAATACGAAAGTTTCGGAGTGAGCCTCGCCTTTTTCTGTCTGCTGGGCACCATGTTCATGAACTTTGCCATTCCGCACTTGGTTCATCGAATCGGATTCATTTGGTTTTTCCTGAGCACGCTACTTTCGTTCGGAATGTGCATGTTTATTTGGAAAATTTCGCACCGCAAAAAGAGCATTCTCGTAGCCCCGGCGCTCATCAGCATTCTCCTGGTGGTCGCCTACATTATGAACTGGGTTCCGCCCGTTCCGCTCGTGCTCAAGCAAAAAATTGCCTGCCAGAATTTTGACAAGGCAACCTACACCTGCGACATCGATGACCCAAATATTTTCCAGAGCATCGGGTTGCAGATTCCGAGCGTACACAAGGTTGATTCTTCCGAGGTTTATTTCCTCGCCTCGATTTACGCACCGGCAAAACTCAAGGCCGAACTGGAATACCTATGGTACTACCAGGATCCTCAAACCAGCAAGTACAAACTGACGGACCGCATTTCTTCGGGACGCATGACGCTAAACGGAGGCCGCGAATCGGGCTTCAGGACGTTCACACGCAAAAAGAACACGCCCCCGGGCAAGTACCGCGTCGAAGTCGCGTACAAGAACGGGGCCGTCATTGGTTCGGGAACCTTCGAAGTCTTTGGCGAACCGCCTGAAGACGGTTTTGTTCGTGACACCCTCCGCTAA
- a CDS encoding carbon-nitrogen hydrolase, translating to MNKIKTATLQGKWTGNSQTNNQWYVDQALALKGKGIDLVVLPEMFHTPYFPFEENADFFDMAIEKDSPIVKQWQDIAKEINAVIVFPFFEKRARGIYHNSAFVFERDGSIAGLYRKSHIPDDPAFYEKYYFIPGDTGFEPIKTSAGTLGVLICWDQWFPEAARIMSLKGADILIYPTAIGWMKSEPAEIYPRQQDSWVTVMRGHAIANRTFVLSANRIGTEGELTFWGTSFVAAPDGYLIHKCDTDFLGASIVEIDLKETEENRRWWPHFRDRRVDLYGDILKIWGTN from the coding sequence ATGAACAAAATCAAGACAGCAACACTGCAGGGCAAGTGGACAGGCAACAGCCAAACCAATAACCAGTGGTACGTGGACCAGGCGCTTGCGCTCAAGGGCAAGGGAATCGACCTGGTCGTTCTCCCCGAGATGTTCCATACGCCGTATTTTCCGTTCGAGGAAAATGCCGACTTTTTTGACATGGCCATCGAAAAAGATAGCCCCATCGTCAAGCAGTGGCAGGATATTGCAAAAGAAATCAACGCGGTGATCGTTTTCCCGTTCTTCGAGAAGCGCGCCCGTGGCATATACCATAACAGCGCCTTCGTTTTTGAACGCGACGGAAGCATTGCCGGTCTTTACCGCAAGAGCCACATTCCTGACGATCCGGCTTTCTACGAAAAGTATTACTTCATTCCGGGCGACACGGGTTTTGAACCCATCAAGACGAGCGCCGGTACGCTGGGCGTGCTGATTTGCTGGGACCAGTGGTTCCCCGAAGCGGCCCGCATCATGAGCCTGAAGGGTGCGGACATCTTGATCTACCCCACCGCTATCGGCTGGATGAAGTCTGAACCTGCCGAAATCTACCCGCGCCAGCAGGACAGCTGGGTCACGGTGATGCGCGGACACGCCATTGCGAACCGCACCTTCGTACTTTCGGCAAACCGTATCGGCACCGAAGGCGAACTCACCTTCTGGGGAACGTCGTTCGTGGCAGCCCCTGATGGCTACTTGATTCACAAGTGCGACACCGATTTCTTGGGTGCAAGCATCGTAGAAATCGACCTGAAGGAAACCGAAGAAAATCGCCGCTGGTGGCCGCACTTCAGGGATCGCCGCGTAGACCTTTATGGCGACATCCTGAAAATCTGGGGAACGAATTAA
- a CDS encoding methylated-DNA--[protein]-cysteine S-methyltransferase codes for MNFSDSRFTTIAHRNLWGEWTFVFEKSKLCSLRYTGEGVPSSVQACAYAEPDMVQTLSSTVARAYRKAVQQLNLYLAGKLHEFSLPLKVYGTDFQKKVWEAIAEIPYGETRTYQQVAEAVGEPRATRAVGAALRANPLQIILPCHRVVGKGGSLVGYALGLDLKRRLLVIEGAIPQELLLE; via the coding sequence ATGAACTTCTCGGATTCAAGATTCACGACGATTGCGCACCGCAATTTGTGGGGCGAGTGGACTTTCGTGTTCGAAAAATCCAAGCTGTGTAGTCTGCGCTATACGGGAGAAGGCGTGCCGAGTTCGGTTCAGGCCTGCGCCTATGCCGAGCCGGATATGGTTCAAACACTATCTTCGACGGTGGCCCGCGCCTACCGCAAGGCCGTACAGCAGTTGAACCTGTACTTGGCCGGAAAGCTTCACGAATTTTCGCTCCCGCTTAAGGTGTACGGCACCGATTTCCAGAAAAAGGTCTGGGAAGCCATCGCCGAGATTCCTTACGGAGAAACACGCACCTACCAGCAGGTGGCCGAAGCGGTTGGAGAGCCCCGCGCCACGCGTGCCGTGGGCGCCGCCCTCCGCGCGAACCCGCTACAGATTATCCTCCCCTGCCATCGCGTGGTGGGCAAGGGCGGAAGCCTGGTCGGCTACGCCCTGGGGCTCGACCTCAAGCGGCGTCTCCTCGTTATCGAAGGCGCCATTCCGCAGGAACTGCTGCTGGAATAA
- a CDS encoding agmatine deiminase family protein produces MAKTNVRYPAEWEEQAATWLAFPHNKKNWYGERGEMIRKFYVDLIRTISEFQPVNVLVPKKDFLTTEEKIAVADRPYPASFFTIKTDDIWIRDYGPFFLKKGKETIVSETVFNAWGAKFPPWKNDNEIPARIADIFEYKKGVSVPYIFEGGAIEVNGDGLGITTLDCLTGKNRNEAKDIKKVVKALCKAFGLRDMLVLPHGLHGDHTDGHIDNVARFVAKDRIVMCEATDKRSPNNIILTEAKYLIETWLKSHYGKSAKVDTLPLPPQRKLDDGQILPASYMNFIYANGALIFPKYKSPNDAVAKRYFESVYPDRKVIGLDCRTVIEEGGSLHCMSKHESF; encoded by the coding sequence ATGGCTAAAACAAATGTACGTTACCCCGCCGAATGGGAAGAACAGGCCGCCACGTGGCTCGCATTCCCGCACAACAAAAAGAACTGGTACGGTGAACGCGGAGAAATGATCCGCAAGTTCTATGTCGATCTGATTCGCACAATTAGCGAATTTCAGCCCGTGAATGTGCTGGTTCCTAAAAAGGATTTTTTGACGACGGAAGAAAAAATTGCCGTTGCCGACCGCCCTTACCCGGCTAGTTTCTTTACCATCAAGACAGACGACATCTGGATTCGCGATTACGGTCCGTTCTTCTTGAAGAAGGGAAAAGAAACGATTGTTTCTGAAACGGTCTTTAACGCCTGGGGCGCAAAGTTTCCGCCTTGGAAAAATGACAACGAAATTCCTGCTCGAATCGCCGACATTTTTGAATACAAGAAGGGCGTAAGCGTCCCGTACATTTTTGAAGGTGGCGCTATCGAAGTCAACGGCGACGGCCTCGGCATTACCACGCTGGATTGCCTGACGGGCAAGAACCGTAATGAAGCAAAGGATATCAAGAAGGTTGTCAAGGCGCTTTGCAAGGCCTTCGGGCTCCGCGACATGTTGGTGCTCCCCCACGGTTTGCATGGCGACCACACCGACGGACACATCGACAATGTGGCGCGTTTCGTGGCGAAGGACCGCATCGTGATGTGCGAAGCCACCGACAAGCGTTCCCCGAACAATATTATTCTGACCGAAGCAAAGTACTTGATCGAAACCTGGCTCAAGAGCCATTACGGTAAGTCGGCGAAGGTCGATACATTGCCGCTCCCGCCGCAGCGCAAGCTCGACGACGGCCAGATTCTGCCGGCCAGCTACATGAACTTCATCTACGCCAACGGGGCACTCATTTTCCCGAAGTACAAGTCGCCGAACGACGCTGTCGCCAAGCGCTACTTTGAAAGCGTGTACCCCGACCGCAAGGTCATCGGGCTGGACTGCCGCACCGTGATTGAAGAAGGCGGCAGCCTGCATTGCATGAGCAAGCATGAAAGTTTTTAA
- the murC gene encoding UDP-N-acetylmuramate--L-alanine ligase — protein sequence MESYFFIGVAGVGMSAIAQYLVGKGVSISGSDRQFGAAEKPLVMTQLEECGVKCFPQDGSGVVAGLSAVVVSTAIEDTNPDLKRAKELGIPVMHRSEMLAKISKEAKTIAVSGTSGKSTVTAMIYHILQYAGLQPSVMTGAGLVNLQKEGKIGNAVSGKGEWLVVEADESDGTLVRYEPEIGLILNVDKDHKELSELQEIFLKFSHNILDNGKILIVNDAHPLAKKFSAGREFDFGFENYVGVQGTDFKSVGTSIQFRVRHNAELVKFVVPLPGKHNMENALAATAAALRAGVTLHTCADALATFPGVFRRHQILGAFNGVTLVDDFAHNPAKIAASIKSAQDFTEGRVIAWFQPHGFGPTRFLRKDLVEFIAKTLRPKDFDDDRENDVMFFSEIYYAGGTVTRDISAGDLADDLLLKGCEAIYIADRNECAKKMVEYAQPGDTILLMGARDPSLQNYAQYVQKLLEEELM from the coding sequence ATGGAATCTTACTTTTTTATCGGTGTAGCGGGCGTAGGCATGAGTGCCATCGCCCAGTATTTGGTTGGCAAGGGTGTTTCTATTAGCGGATCTGACCGCCAGTTCGGTGCAGCAGAAAAGCCGCTTGTGATGACTCAGCTCGAAGAATGTGGCGTCAAGTGCTTTCCGCAAGACGGCTCGGGCGTTGTCGCGGGTCTCTCTGCGGTGGTGGTGAGTACCGCCATCGAAGATACGAATCCGGATCTCAAACGCGCCAAGGAACTGGGAATCCCGGTAATGCACCGTAGCGAAATGCTCGCAAAGATTTCTAAGGAAGCAAAGACCATCGCCGTTTCGGGCACCAGTGGAAAGTCCACCGTGACCGCCATGATTTATCACATTCTGCAATATGCGGGCCTCCAGCCGTCGGTCATGACGGGGGCGGGCCTCGTGAATTTGCAGAAGGAAGGCAAGATCGGTAACGCCGTGTCCGGTAAGGGTGAATGGCTCGTGGTCGAAGCAGACGAAAGCGACGGAACGCTGGTGCGCTACGAACCCGAAATCGGTCTGATTCTGAATGTGGACAAGGATCACAAGGAATTGAGCGAACTCCAGGAAATTTTCCTCAAGTTCAGTCACAACATTCTTGATAACGGCAAGATTCTGATTGTAAACGATGCGCATCCGCTGGCCAAGAAGTTTAGCGCCGGTCGCGAATTCGATTTTGGCTTCGAAAACTATGTGGGCGTGCAGGGCACGGATTTCAAGTCAGTCGGCACGTCCATTCAGTTCCGCGTGCGCCACAATGCAGAACTTGTGAAGTTCGTGGTACCGCTCCCGGGCAAGCACAATATGGAAAACGCCCTGGCTGCAACGGCTGCCGCACTCCGCGCAGGAGTAACGCTCCACACTTGCGCCGACGCCCTTGCGACGTTCCCCGGCGTGTTCCGCCGCCACCAGATTTTAGGGGCTTTCAACGGCGTGACTCTGGTGGATGACTTCGCGCATAATCCGGCAAAGATTGCCGCCAGCATCAAGAGCGCCCAGGACTTTACCGAGGGCCGCGTCATCGCCTGGTTCCAGCCTCACGGCTTTGGCCCCACGCGATTCTTGCGCAAAGACCTTGTGGAATTTATCGCGAAGACGCTCCGCCCCAAGGACTTTGACGACGACCGTGAAAACGACGTGATGTTCTTCAGCGAAATCTACTACGCCGGCGGCACCGTCACCCGCGACATCAGCGCCGGTGACCTTGCCGATGACCTCCTGCTCAAGGGCTGCGAAGCCATCTACATCGCCGACCGCAACGAATGCGCCAAAAAAATGGTGGAATACGCCCAGCCCGGCGACACGATTCTGCTGATGGGTGCGCGAGATCCGAGTCTACAGAATTACGCTCAATATGTGCAGAAGTTACTCGAAGAAGAGTTAATGTAA
- a CDS encoding FISUMP domain-containing protein, with product MKIFTNVIASPVRAKQSIFGRLVFALVFAAFTACDSGSSSTDPDPIAEVSSSGGGDEVFSSSSVTDKGTSSGGSSRSSSSAIGKNSSSSVNSGSDTSSSDEGSSVKSSSSSLDPCKEEYEGREKISLDENRQRVEFVCHDGFWIPLAKSSSSEISSSSYYDMSKQYNENVEYGEFTDPRDGNVYRTITYAAKPYISSNIVAMASNLNYGEMVPVDSATNADGVVEKFCYNDDPWYCENGFDGLYSWSEAMNFHRACDTLFLGSSADCPNVFDEDNSERRQHQGICPEGWHVMNEFEWRRLPSTDFGCGKMLSKLFMGTDQVGFSALLGGGYYVGNYEGMGEYVPFWTPQEVSDTSKFAGSVFLTTFLNADKVEFRHRSYKQNKAAVRCVKDYIVE from the coding sequence GTGAAGATTTTTACAAACGTCATTGCGAGCCCTGTAAGGGCGAAGCAATCCATTTTTGGTCGGTTAGTATTTGCTCTTGTCTTTGCGGCGTTCACTGCGTGTGACAGCGGTTCCAGCAGTACTGACCCTGACCCGATTGCGGAAGTTTCGAGCAGTGGCGGTGGTGATGAAGTCTTCTCCTCGAGTTCCGTTACGGACAAAGGAACGTCTTCCGGTGGAAGTTCGAGGTCTTCTAGCTCGGCAATTGGCAAAAATAGTAGCTCCTCAGTGAACTCTGGCTCGGATACATCTAGTTCCGATGAGGGTTCTTCTGTCAAATCTTCGTCAAGTAGTCTTGATCCTTGTAAAGAAGAATATGAGGGACGCGAAAAGATTTCTTTAGATGAAAATCGCCAACGTGTTGAATTTGTTTGTCATGATGGTTTTTGGATTCCCTTGGCTAAATCTAGTTCGTCAGAAATCTCAAGTAGCAGCTACTACGATATGTCGAAACAGTATAATGAAAATGTCGAGTATGGCGAGTTTACGGACCCTCGCGATGGAAACGTCTACAGAACTATTACGTATGCAGCGAAGCCTTATATATCGTCGAATATAGTAGCGATGGCAAGTAACCTTAATTATGGCGAGATGGTTCCCGTAGACTCGGCAACGAACGCCGACGGCGTTGTCGAAAAGTTCTGCTACAACGATGATCCCTGGTATTGCGAAAACGGTTTCGACGGACTTTATTCCTGGAGCGAAGCGATGAATTTCCACCGGGCGTGCGACACCCTTTTTCTAGGGTCATCTGCTGATTGTCCGAATGTTTTTGATGAAGACAATTCAGAAAGGCGTCAGCATCAAGGAATATGCCCGGAGGGGTGGCATGTTATGAATGAATTTGAGTGGCGTAGACTTCCGTCGACTGATTTTGGATGCGGCAAGATGCTTTCGAAACTTTTTATGGGAACGGATCAGGTTGGATTTTCTGCACTGCTTGGAGGCGGATATTATGTTGGTAACTATGAAGGAATGGGCGAATATGTCCCGTTTTGGACTCCTCAAGAGGTCTCTGATACGTCAAAGTTTGCGGGATCAGTTTTCTTGACCACTTTTTTGAATGCAGATAAGGTCGAATTTAGACATCGTAGTTACAAACAAAATAAAGCGGCTGTTCGCTGTGTGAAAGATTATATCGTAGAGTAA
- a CDS encoding FKBP-type peptidyl-prolyl cis-trans isomerase N-terminal domain-containing protein produces MDMKKIALGSAALAAFGLMGCDQMGGDKAESKAPAAITANSTDDQKFAYMLGAQFGGQNFTIIPRQMGEELYEDALLQAIHDNVKANKDTNFKVQMTPDSLQAVSQRYTVIARTRNEMLRPDSALLAEGNQEKIRAYVDSVSKTLPVAKAPASTGAAVTVAGDSPDNTKFSYLLGLQFANQLIAIGNQFQTEFDVDYFILGVKESVAKVADSTVALSLPQDSLTAVGQRYQQKIQELRQAAFKKQQEEEAKLKEEIAPLRGDTLANGMPQKFNLKVKATKISVDKAIASGLENLEPFANKPLLVFYFSATCGHCAHAAPEILAIAKELAPKGLTTLAVASGGNQKVGIRKFMDNAKWDETVNVVWDESRQFGELYSDGYVPKVYAVNPDGTYKMYAAFESQKEELKQDLAGILSGKNVEWKPEAPKTEEKK; encoded by the coding sequence ATGGACATGAAGAAGATTGCTCTTGGTTCTGCAGCGTTGGCTGCTTTTGGTCTTATGGGTTGCGACCAGATGGGTGGCGACAAGGCCGAATCCAAGGCTCCGGCCGCAATTACTGCAAATTCTACCGACGACCAGAAGTTTGCCTATATGCTAGGTGCTCAGTTCGGTGGCCAGAATTTTACGATTATTCCGCGCCAGATGGGCGAAGAACTCTATGAAGATGCCCTGCTGCAGGCGATTCACGACAATGTAAAGGCGAATAAGGATACGAACTTCAAGGTTCAGATGACTCCGGATTCGCTGCAGGCCGTGAGCCAGCGTTACACGGTAATCGCCCGTACCCGCAACGAGATGCTTCGCCCCGATAGCGCCCTGTTGGCCGAAGGCAACCAGGAAAAGATCAGGGCTTATGTGGATTCTGTTTCGAAGACTCTGCCTGTCGCAAAGGCTCCTGCTTCTACGGGTGCTGCAGTGACGGTTGCTGGTGATTCTCCGGACAATACCAAGTTCTCTTACCTGCTTGGTCTCCAGTTTGCAAACCAGCTTATTGCAATCGGTAACCAGTTCCAGACTGAATTTGATGTCGACTATTTCATTCTGGGTGTCAAGGAATCTGTAGCCAAGGTTGCTGACTCGACGGTTGCTCTTTCTCTCCCGCAGGATTCTCTGACTGCGGTCGGCCAGCGTTACCAGCAGAAAATCCAGGAACTGCGTCAGGCTGCTTTCAAAAAACAGCAGGAAGAAGAAGCCAAACTGAAGGAAGAAATTGCTCCGCTCCGTGGCGATACCCTTGCTAACGGCATGCCGCAGAAGTTTAACCTGAAGGTGAAGGCTACCAAGATTTCCGTCGACAAGGCGATTGCATCTGGACTCGAAAATCTCGAACCGTTCGCGAACAAGCCGCTTCTCGTGTTCTATTTCTCCGCCACTTGCGGACATTGCGCTCACGCTGCACCTGAAATCCTTGCGATTGCCAAGGAATTGGCTCCGAAGGGCCTCACGACGCTCGCTGTGGCCAGCGGTGGAAACCAGAAGGTCGGTATCCGCAAGTTCATGGACAACGCCAAGTGGGACGAAACTGTTAACGTGGTCTGGGACGAATCCCGCCAGTTCGGCGAACTCTATAGCGACGGCTATGTTCCGAAGGTCTACGCCGTAAATCCGGATGGCACTTACAAGATGTATGCCGCCTTCGAAAGCCAGAAGGAAGAACTCAAGCAGGACCTTGCTGGAATCCTTTCCGGCAAGAATGTTGAATGGAAGCCCGAAGCTCCGAAGACTGAAGAAAAGAAATAG